In Leifsonia sp. PS1209, the genomic stretch GAGCCCGGCGGGAGGCTACCGGCCGGCCGCGGCATAACGCCCGGCCAGCATCCCGAACGCCTCCCGCAGTTGGGCCGGTTCCACATCCTCCAGCGCCGCGTCGAATCGCCCGAGCGACGCCGCCAGCGCCACCCACGACCACGAGCCGACGTGGATGCGGCAGCGCCCGTCCCCGAGGTCGTCCACCACGGCGTCGCCCGCGAAGGGCAGCACCTCGGAGGCCGGCAGGTGCAGGATCGCGCTGCCGTGGCAGGGCCAGTCGTCGGCGTCGGCCGAGCCCTTGAAGCGGGCGGACACGTATGCGCGCACGTCGCCTCCCGGCACCGGGCGCGGTTCGAAGCGGCGGCCGTTCGGGGTGCGGGGGCGCATCCGGTCGACGCGGAAGGTGCGCCAGTCGTCGCGATCAAGGTCCCAGGCGACCAGGTACCAGCGTTCCGCGGCGACCACGAGGTGGTGCGGTTCTGCCCGGCGGGGAGGGCGGTCGTCGTGGTCCCCGTAGTCGAACCGGAGGGTCTCCCGCCCGCGCGCGGCAGCGGACACGGCGAGCAGGACGCCCGGATCCACCGGCTGCACCGCCGCGTTCCGGCCGTTCGGGATGGTGGCGAACGCGAGCGCATCCAGTCGGTGGCGCAGACGGGACGGCATCACCTGGCGCACCGTGGTGAGCGCGCGCACCGCCGCCTCCTCCAGCCCGGCGCCGCTGACCGCGGCGGCCTGGAGGGCGACCGCGAGCGCGACGGCCTGGTCGTCGTCGAAGAGCAGCGGGGGGAGCTCGGCGCCCGCATCCAGCCGGTACCCGCCATCCGGGCCTTTCGTCGCCTGGATGCGGTAGCCCATCGCGCGCAGCCGGTCGATGTCGCGGCGCACCGTGCGGTGGCTGATGTCCAGGCGTTCGGCGAGCAGGCCGCCCGGCCAGTCCCTCCGCGCCTGCAGCAGGGAGAGCAGCACGAGCAGCCGGGAGGTGGTCGAGGTCATGCTGCCAGCGTAGATCGGGTAGAGGACCGAAGCTGTCCTCTACTGCTGTGAGAGTGGGCGTCGACCGTCCGGAACGTCCGGGCGGAACGTCAGCGAGGAGCAGACAATGTCCGTCACCACCACACCCCACCTCAACTTCCGCGGCGACGCCAGGGCGGCGCTGGAGTTCTACCACTCCGTCTTCGGCGGGCAGCTCGTCGTCGTCACGAACGCCGAAGCCCACGCCGCGGAGACCCCGGACGAGGCCGACCAGGTGAAGTTCGGCCAGGTCATCGGCGCGAACGGGTTCCAGGTCATGGCATACGACGTGCCGGCCAGCGTCGGCTACGACCAGGGCGACACGGCGTTCTTCGTCTCGGTGCGCGGCGAGACCGCCGACGAGATCGCCGAGCTCTGGGGAAGGCTGGCCGAGGGCTCGACCATCATCGAAGACCTCGGGCCGTCCGCGTTCTCGCCCGCGTACGGGATGCTCGCCGACAGCTTCGGTGTCGTCTGGGTGCTCGACGTGGCGGTGGCGTGGGACGCGGCGTGAGCCTCAGCCCGCGGGCGTGACTGCGGGCCGACCGCGGCGGTGCAGGGCGGGGATCCGGCGGTCACTCCGCCGTGCTCGGCCCCACCGCCGCGGTCCCCGCGCCCGCGGTCCCCGCGTCTCCCGCCGCATCCCCCTTGAGCTCGATCAGCAGCGTGTGCGTCGGTGTCGTGCCCACGTTCTCGCCCGAGTGCCGCTGCGCGGGCAGCCACACGGCTTCGCCCGCATCGAGGTGCACCGTGCGTTCCTTGTCCGGTGTGCGCAGGTGCCGGTCGAATTCGCTCAGCGCCACGAGCACGCTGTTCGGATGGTCGTGTTCGTTCGTGCGGAGGCCGGGCGCATCCAGGTATTCGAGCACGCGCACGTACTCGTTCTCCCAGAGCAGGTGATAGTTGTCCGGATCGGTGTCGAGCGGGTCGTCGGTGACCATGCGGCGACCATACGCCCACCGGCCCCGCCGCCGCTACTACGACCGAAACACCAGTAACTGTCGCGAAACGCCCGGGAAGCGCCGCAGTTGCTGGTGGTTCGCGGACACTTGCATAACGCGCCTGCCTACTGTATACAGAATACAGACCAGGAGCGGCCCCGTACCCGTGGCCCCCGAATTGCAAGAGACACTTCAAGGAATGAGGTAGGCATGTCTCGCGTCGACTCGAAGATGAGAAGGCTGGTGGCTGTGGGGGCGGCC encodes the following:
- a CDS encoding VOC family protein, translated to MSVTTTPHLNFRGDARAALEFYHSVFGGQLVVVTNAEAHAAETPDEADQVKFGQVIGANGFQVMAYDVPASVGYDQGDTAFFVSVRGETADEIAELWGRLAEGSTIIEDLGPSAFSPAYGMLADSFGVVWVLDVAVAWDAA
- a CDS encoding cytoplasmic protein, which codes for MVTDDPLDTDPDNYHLLWENEYVRVLEYLDAPGLRTNEHDHPNSVLVALSEFDRHLRTPDKERTVHLDAGEAVWLPAQRHSGENVGTTPTHTLLIELKGDAAGDAGTAGAGTAAVGPSTAE
- a CDS encoding WYL domain-containing protein, which encodes MTSTTSRLLVLLSLLQARRDWPGGLLAERLDISHRTVRRDIDRLRAMGYRIQATKGPDGGYRLDAGAELPPLLFDDDQAVALAVALQAAAVSGAGLEEAAVRALTTVRQVMPSRLRHRLDALAFATIPNGRNAAVQPVDPGVLLAVSAAARGRETLRFDYGDHDDRPPRRAEPHHLVVAAERWYLVAWDLDRDDWRTFRVDRMRPRTPNGRRFEPRPVPGGDVRAYVSARFKGSADADDWPCHGSAILHLPASEVLPFAGDAVVDDLGDGRCRIHVGSWSWVALAASLGRFDAALEDVEPAQLREAFGMLAGRYAAAGR